The Corynebacterium qintianiae genome has a window encoding:
- a CDS encoding SGNH/GDSL hydrolase family protein — protein sequence MRRAVFVVACSTVALVLAGCQSEPIDHVGTHTSVASPLGVTPTLDPDPTRVQATAMAHAIEMDPSDIDVYVAMGDSYASMGSATGEKADPSFCSSSADNYPKQLARILGKSVEFVDATCQGSTTENVEGPRIVRDEDVAIKPQIDQLRSDADLITVSMGGNDMGFADIARCINDMIAGADRNCADEFALPTATRLAELPGKLTEMHAAIRDKAPGAVVVATGYSPLVSTEQQCALTDSIGREGVEWAVWLTAAINNIVKQSAEASGAIFVLPEDVEYHTSCAVPKERWVAVDGEETNSYPAHPTPNGQREMAETVAEVIGR from the coding sequence ATGCGCCGCGCGGTGTTCGTGGTCGCCTGCTCCACCGTCGCGCTCGTTCTCGCGGGGTGCCAGTCCGAGCCGATCGACCACGTTGGCACCCACACCTCCGTCGCGTCTCCGCTAGGTGTGACTCCTACCCTCGACCCCGACCCGACGAGGGTGCAGGCCACCGCAATGGCGCACGCGATCGAGATGGACCCGTCCGACATCGATGTCTACGTCGCCATGGGCGACTCCTACGCCTCGATGGGCTCCGCCACCGGCGAGAAGGCGGACCCGAGCTTCTGCTCCAGCTCGGCAGACAACTATCCGAAACAGCTGGCCCGTATCCTCGGCAAATCCGTGGAGTTTGTCGACGCCACTTGCCAAGGATCGACAACTGAAAACGTGGAGGGACCGCGCATCGTTCGCGATGAGGACGTGGCCATCAAGCCGCAGATCGACCAGCTGCGTAGCGACGCCGACCTGATCACCGTTTCCATGGGCGGCAACGACATGGGCTTTGCGGACATCGCTCGCTGCATCAACGACATGATCGCGGGCGCGGACCGCAACTGCGCCGACGAGTTCGCGCTGCCCACCGCGACGCGCCTGGCGGAGCTGCCGGGCAAGCTCACCGAGATGCACGCTGCGATCCGCGACAAGGCTCCCGGCGCGGTCGTCGTCGCCACGGGTTATTCGCCTCTGGTGTCAACGGAGCAGCAGTGCGCACTAACCGATTCCATCGGGCGCGAAGGCGTCGAGTGGGCGGTGTGGCTCACCGCAGCGATCAACAACATTGTCAAGCAGTCCGCCGAGGCGAGCGGGGCAATCTTCGTGCTCCCCGAGGATGTGGAGTACCACACCTCGTGCGCCGTCCCCAAGGAACGGTGGGTGGCCGTCGACGGGGAGGAGACCAACTCCTACCCCGCCCACCCCACGCCTAACGGGCAGCGGGAGATGGCCGAAACCGTCGCCGAGGTCATCGGCCGCTAG
- a CDS encoding MFS transporter: MLAVGLAIFNSLYATQSLLPVLSTEMGIAPSTAALTVSVATGALAVFVVPFSILSEKYGRGRILVISALSATLIGLTLPLAQSAGQLIALRAVQGAMIAGAPAVAMTWLSEELDSDDLPGAMGLYVAGTTIGGLTGRLIPSGLIEFTSWRWALLASSVFAVALAVTVAVILPKQRNFTPKESIRPASEARVTIAHLRNPRLLALYATAFIGMGVFVSMYNYFGYRAIDHFGLPASLAGLVFVMYLSGTWSSARAGSLVGRFGRGRVVLAGAVLMLAGAGAAASGNLWVTLVGLLLFTASFFAMHSTASGWVGQMVDHDRAEASSLYLFAYYMGSSLVGAATGAAFEALPWWGFISVLAALLSVLVAVALALALRERRRK; this comes from the coding sequence ATGTTGGCGGTCGGCCTCGCCATCTTCAACTCCTTGTACGCCACCCAATCTCTGCTGCCAGTGCTTTCGACGGAGATGGGCATAGCCCCCTCCACAGCGGCGCTGACGGTGTCCGTCGCCACGGGCGCCCTCGCGGTCTTCGTCGTCCCGTTCTCCATCCTCTCGGAGAAGTACGGGCGCGGCCGCATCCTCGTCATCTCGGCGTTGTCGGCCACCCTCATCGGCTTGACCCTCCCGCTCGCGCAATCGGCGGGACAGCTCATCGCGCTGCGCGCAGTGCAAGGGGCGATGATCGCGGGCGCGCCGGCAGTGGCCATGACGTGGCTCTCGGAGGAGCTGGACAGCGATGACCTGCCCGGCGCGATGGGTCTCTACGTTGCGGGCACCACGATTGGCGGGCTGACTGGCCGGCTCATCCCCTCGGGACTGATCGAGTTCACCTCGTGGCGGTGGGCCCTGCTAGCTTCCTCGGTGTTCGCCGTCGCGCTCGCGGTTACGGTAGCGGTCATCCTGCCGAAACAGCGCAACTTCACCCCTAAGGAGTCAATCCGGCCCGCGTCCGAAGCACGCGTGACCATTGCCCACCTGCGGAATCCACGGCTGCTGGCGCTCTATGCCACCGCTTTCATCGGCATGGGCGTGTTCGTCTCCATGTACAACTATTTCGGCTACCGCGCCATTGACCACTTCGGTCTGCCCGCGTCATTGGCGGGCCTGGTGTTCGTGATGTACCTGTCGGGCACGTGGTCCTCGGCCCGGGCGGGCTCCCTTGTCGGCCGCTTCGGGCGCGGCCGCGTGGTGCTCGCTGGCGCTGTGCTCATGCTCGCTGGCGCGGGCGCGGCGGCGAGCGGGAACTTGTGGGTCACTCTCGTCGGTCTTCTGCTGTTCACCGCGAGCTTCTTCGCCATGCATTCGACGGCCTCGGGATGGGTAGGTCAGATGGTGGACCACGACCGGGCGGAGGCGTCCAGCCTGTATCTTTTCGCGTATTACATGGGCTCGTCGCTTGTGGGGGCGGCGACGGGCGCGGCCTTCGAGGCGCTGCCCTGGTGGGGGTTCATCAGCGTGCTGGCCGCGCTTTTGTCCGTCCTGGTCGCCGTGGCCCTCGCCCTAGCGCTCAGGGAGCGACGTCGGAAATAA
- a CDS encoding superoxide dismutase, whose translation MAVYELPDLPYAYDALEPHISAEIMELHHTKHHANYVKGANAALEALEAERDGAANADTLRALSKNLAFNLGGHTNHSIFWKNMAPNAGGAPVGEIAEAINRDFGSFEKFQAHFEGVANGLQGSGWAVLGYDHIAGRLIIQQMTDQQGNISVDFTPVLMLDMWEHAFYLQYKNVKADYVKAFWNVVNWGDVNERFTSAAK comes from the coding sequence ATGGCTGTTTACGAGCTTCCCGACCTCCCCTACGCTTACGACGCGCTGGAGCCGCACATCTCCGCCGAGATTATGGAGCTGCACCACACCAAGCACCACGCGAATTACGTCAAGGGTGCCAACGCCGCTCTCGAGGCGCTCGAGGCTGAGCGCGACGGCGCGGCAAACGCGGACACCCTGCGCGCCCTGTCCAAGAACCTGGCGTTTAACCTGGGCGGCCACACCAACCACTCCATCTTTTGGAAGAACATGGCCCCGAACGCCGGTGGCGCCCCCGTCGGCGAAATCGCTGAGGCGATCAACCGCGACTTCGGTTCCTTCGAGAAGTTCCAGGCTCACTTCGAGGGTGTCGCCAACGGTCTGCAGGGCTCCGGCTGGGCCGTGCTCGGTTACGACCACATCGCTGGCCGCCTCATTATTCAGCAGATGACCGACCAGCAGGGCAACATCTCCGTGGACTTCACCCCGGTGCTCATGCTCGACATGTGGGAGCACGCCTTCTACCTGCAGTACAAGAACGTGAAGGCCGATTACGTCAAGGCCTTCTGGAACGTTGTCAACTGGGGCGACGTGAACGAGCGCTTCACTTCCGCAGCCAAGTAA
- a CDS encoding DUF2020 domain-containing protein, which yields MRNTLPTRGHHLSAVAAAVAAAGVVAGCAADPAGETQVEPSAETAVEPAAAPADQDLPVTELPVTQRDPAGQCPYLDAQWVAEANGQRVTGVGVDQRFDTPACQFWSYPEDPMLTVLVRHMGSAEDAMAVVDWAAPVEHTEPADDPEGWNGGRHGGGAVPGREGAVYSVAKGPVAVTVFSNQNESVKAQVVAEQVIATLGL from the coding sequence ATGCGCAATACATTACCCACCCGCGGGCACCATCTATCCGCCGTCGCCGCAGCGGTGGCTGCGGCCGGGGTCGTCGCCGGTTGCGCCGCCGATCCCGCAGGTGAGACCCAGGTGGAACCCTCGGCTGAAACCGCGGTAGAGCCCGCGGCCGCCCCGGCGGATCAGGACCTGCCCGTCACCGAGCTTCCCGTCACCCAACGGGACCCGGCCGGCCAGTGCCCGTACCTTGACGCGCAGTGGGTCGCGGAGGCGAACGGGCAACGGGTGACCGGCGTCGGCGTGGACCAGCGCTTTGACACCCCCGCCTGCCAGTTTTGGTCATACCCGGAAGATCCGATGCTGACGGTGCTGGTCAGGCACATGGGCAGCGCGGAGGACGCGATGGCCGTTGTGGATTGGGCGGCGCCCGTAGAGCACACCGAGCCCGCGGACGACCCGGAGGGTTGGAACGGTGGCCGCCACGGCGGCGGCGCTGTGCCAGGCCGGGAGGGCGCGGTGTACTCCGTGGCGAAGGGGCCCGTGGCCGTGACCGTGTTCTCCAACCAGAACGAGTCGGTCAAGGCTCAGGTTGTGGCGGAGCAAGTTATCGCTACCCTGGGCCTGTGA
- a CDS encoding response regulator transcription factor — MIRVLLADDHQIVRLGLRAVLEEAEDIEVVGEVATAESAISTAQAGGIDVILMDLRFGAGAEGAKVTTGAEATAEIRRTMANPPQVLVVTNYDTDADILGAIEAGAVGYLLKDAPPAELVAAVRSAARGDAALSLVVRTRLETRDRTPRFSLTPRELEVLQLVAGGASNREIGHDLMLSEATVKSHLVHIYDKLGVRSRTSAVASAREQGVL; from the coding sequence ATGATTCGTGTGCTGCTGGCGGACGACCACCAGATAGTCAGGCTCGGGCTCCGCGCCGTGTTGGAAGAGGCCGAGGACATCGAGGTCGTCGGCGAGGTTGCGACGGCGGAAAGTGCGATCTCGACAGCCCAGGCCGGCGGCATCGACGTCATCCTTATGGACCTGCGCTTCGGCGCGGGAGCCGAGGGCGCGAAGGTGACCACCGGTGCGGAGGCGACCGCCGAGATCCGCCGCACGATGGCCAACCCGCCGCAGGTCCTGGTGGTGACAAACTACGACACGGACGCGGACATCCTCGGCGCGATCGAGGCGGGGGCCGTCGGGTACCTGCTCAAAGACGCCCCCCCAGCGGAGCTCGTGGCGGCTGTGCGCTCCGCCGCGCGTGGCGACGCTGCGCTCTCGCTCGTCGTCCGCACGCGCCTGGAAACGCGTGACCGCACCCCGCGGTTTTCGCTCACCCCGCGCGAGCTGGAGGTGTTGCAGCTTGTCGCCGGTGGCGCGTCGAACCGGGAGATCGGCCACGATCTCATGCTTTCCGAGGCGACCGTGAAGTCCCACCTCGTGCACATCTACGACAAGCTCGGGGTGCGCTCGCGTACCTCGGCCGTGGCCTCAGCCCGCGAGCAGGGAGTGCTCTAA
- a CDS encoding class E sortase has protein sequence MPTTHPTPATRVRRRTSPSQVAGEVLLTLGVLLLLFAFYEAFWTNLASATLQNDAQETLEQQWVNPRTTTTPELGDAFARMYIPVFGSDYQFAIIEGVDEEELLAGPGRYPDTQMPGQPGNFAVAGHRVGKGAPFNDLGKLNTCDAIVVERQTQWVTYRVLPMSGDPAERAREAAPCLGGGQADRVVGGDYSGVHGRHITLPNDVSVLNPVPGTGTTEVAPGAEGIMTLTTCHPQFSNAERMIIHAIQTEVLNKAGGPPSAMTEVS, from the coding sequence ATGCCCACCACCCACCCCACACCCGCGACCCGGGTGAGACGGCGCACCAGCCCGAGCCAGGTTGCCGGTGAGGTGCTGCTCACGCTCGGTGTGCTCCTTCTCCTGTTCGCTTTCTATGAGGCATTCTGGACCAACCTGGCCTCGGCCACGTTACAAAACGACGCCCAGGAGACCCTCGAGCAGCAGTGGGTGAACCCGCGCACCACCACTACCCCGGAATTGGGTGACGCGTTCGCCCGCATGTACATTCCCGTGTTCGGTTCGGACTACCAGTTCGCAATTATCGAGGGCGTCGACGAGGAGGAGCTCCTGGCGGGCCCTGGGCGGTACCCGGACACTCAGATGCCGGGGCAGCCGGGAAACTTCGCGGTCGCCGGCCACCGGGTGGGTAAAGGAGCGCCCTTCAACGACCTGGGCAAACTCAACACCTGCGACGCCATCGTGGTGGAGAGGCAGACGCAGTGGGTCACCTACCGGGTTCTGCCCATGTCCGGCGACCCGGCCGAGCGGGCGCGGGAGGCAGCCCCGTGCCTCGGAGGTGGACAGGCGGATCGTGTTGTCGGCGGTGACTACTCCGGCGTGCACGGCCGCCACATCACGCTGCCCAACGACGTCAGCGTTCTCAACCCTGTGCCGGGGACGGGGACGACGGAGGTGGCGCCGGGTGCCGAGGGAATCATGACTCTGACAACGTGCCACCCGCAGTTCTCCAACGCGGAGCGCATGATTATCCACGCCATTCAGACTGAAGTATTGAACAAGGCCGGCGGCCCGCCGTCGGCAATGACGGAGGTGAGCTAG
- a CDS encoding sensor histidine kinase has translation MSSRLVMVSKEPPGIADNKALDTGITVLSVSLLVISLAALLRMPLNSALLHIVLVTGFSFLLFYGLVDMPRWGRVAQAGWLMALTGVWIADMMVTPLAVYWVFILFFVYLRTFNDWRGVVWVALGLGISVGAQVPTGLTVGGVIGPVLSALVVIATNYAFTTIARVSREREALIDELLATRKQLAASEREAGVAQERERLAHEIHDTVAQGLSSIQMLLHAADRDLAATGLGPTALAPAKSRIETARRAASNNLAETRAMIAALTPAPLTEASLHQALGRIARDFSEVGGTVIEVESDGSPMLLPMRCEAGLLRIAQGAVSNAVQHSGASRIRVTLTYNPDDVRLDVVDNGRGFDPAALENSPTGLGHLGLSAMRTRAEELGGELVVESAPGGPTAVSVAVPAEAPGNINQKMEEG, from the coding sequence ATGAGCTCCAGACTAGTGATGGTGAGCAAGGAGCCCCCGGGCATCGCCGATAACAAGGCGCTTGACACCGGAATCACGGTGCTGTCGGTATCGCTGCTGGTGATCTCGCTGGCCGCTCTGCTGCGCATGCCGCTGAATTCCGCGCTGCTCCACATAGTCCTGGTTACAGGATTCTCGTTCCTGTTGTTCTACGGCCTCGTGGACATGCCGCGATGGGGGCGCGTTGCCCAGGCCGGGTGGCTCATGGCGTTGACGGGGGTGTGGATCGCCGACATGATGGTCACACCGCTGGCCGTCTACTGGGTGTTTATCCTCTTCTTCGTTTACCTGCGCACGTTCAACGACTGGCGCGGTGTGGTCTGGGTCGCCCTCGGCCTGGGGATTTCGGTCGGTGCCCAGGTTCCCACCGGGCTTACGGTGGGAGGCGTGATTGGCCCGGTGCTCTCCGCACTGGTGGTCATCGCCACCAACTACGCGTTCACCACCATCGCCCGCGTGAGCAGGGAACGTGAGGCGCTTATCGACGAGCTCCTGGCCACGCGAAAGCAACTCGCGGCGTCGGAGCGGGAGGCCGGTGTGGCCCAGGAACGCGAACGCCTCGCCCATGAGATACACGACACGGTGGCGCAGGGCCTTTCGAGCATCCAGATGCTGCTCCACGCCGCGGACCGCGACCTTGCCGCGACGGGCCTGGGTCCAACAGCCCTCGCGCCGGCGAAGTCGCGCATTGAGACGGCGCGACGGGCGGCGTCCAACAACCTGGCGGAAACGCGGGCGATGATTGCCGCGCTCACCCCGGCGCCTCTGACGGAGGCATCGCTGCACCAGGCGCTCGGGCGGATCGCGCGGGATTTCTCCGAGGTGGGCGGCACCGTCATCGAGGTGGAGTCGGACGGATCGCCGATGTTGCTACCCATGCGCTGCGAGGCTGGGTTGCTGCGCATCGCGCAGGGCGCAGTGTCCAACGCAGTGCAGCACTCGGGAGCGTCGAGAATCCGCGTCACCTTGACCTACAACCCGGATGACGTGCGCTTGGACGTGGTGGACAACGGCCGTGGCTTCGACCCCGCGGCTCTGGAGAACTCCCCGACGGGTCTCGGACACCTCGGTCTGTCGGCCATGCGCACTAGGGCTGAGGAGCTGGGCGGGGAACTAGTGGTGGAGTCCGCCCCCGGCGGACCGACCGCGGTGTCGGTCGCGGTCCCAGCTGAGGCGCCGGGTAACATCAACCAAAAGATGGAGGAGGGCTAA
- a CDS encoding TIGR00730 family Rossman fold protein, producing MTVPHLIRVAAVVLRDDAGRVLCVRKVGSPRFQLPGGKPEGDESPVDTALRETREEVGVEIDAEELGFVGDFTAPASNEPGFQVSASVFIRRPAASGEMPCEPVAAGEIEEVAWIDPRDCGIRGLAGLAPLLAREVFPALREREVDAVSVFAGANPGTNPVNLTLAANLGEALARGGITLVYGGSRLGIMGRVAESATSAGGRAVGVLTNHLASRELRYEGLTRLEMVDTLAERKQRMSELSDAVIALPGGAGTLDELFDQWTTQQLGYHSKPIGLLGTEFWAPFVAMIDHMISQGFIRPADRASLILSDDADELLNAMRRWVPPVPRWM from the coding sequence GTGACCGTCCCCCACCTGATCCGCGTGGCCGCTGTCGTCCTCCGCGACGACGCCGGCCGCGTGCTCTGCGTGCGTAAAGTGGGCAGCCCCCGCTTCCAGCTCCCGGGTGGCAAGCCGGAGGGGGACGAATCCCCCGTGGACACCGCACTGCGCGAGACGCGGGAGGAGGTCGGCGTCGAGATTGACGCCGAGGAGCTGGGATTCGTCGGCGATTTCACCGCCCCGGCCTCGAACGAGCCAGGGTTTCAAGTCAGCGCGTCGGTGTTCATCCGCAGGCCCGCCGCGTCGGGGGAGATGCCCTGCGAGCCGGTGGCGGCCGGGGAAATCGAGGAGGTTGCCTGGATCGACCCGCGGGATTGCGGCATCCGGGGTCTCGCGGGCCTCGCGCCCCTGCTCGCCCGCGAGGTCTTCCCTGCGTTGCGCGAACGCGAGGTGGACGCGGTTTCCGTTTTCGCCGGAGCGAACCCTGGCACAAACCCGGTTAACCTGACGCTGGCGGCAAACTTGGGCGAGGCCCTGGCGCGGGGCGGGATCACGCTGGTGTACGGCGGTTCCCGCCTCGGCATCATGGGGCGCGTCGCCGAATCCGCAACCTCGGCCGGGGGGCGGGCCGTGGGTGTGCTCACCAACCATCTGGCCAGCCGTGAGCTGCGCTACGAAGGCCTCACCCGCCTGGAGATGGTGGACACACTGGCCGAGCGCAAGCAGCGCATGAGCGAGCTTAGCGACGCCGTGATCGCCCTGCCCGGCGGCGCCGGTACCCTCGACGAGTTATTCGACCAATGGACAACCCAGCAACTCGGCTACCACAGCAAGCCGATCGGCCTGCTCGGCACCGAGTTCTGGGCTCCGTTCGTTGCTATGATCGACCATATGATTTCCCAAGGGTTCATCCGCCCCGCCGACCGGGCGTCCCTCATCCTTTCCGATGACGCCGACGAGCTGTTAAATGCCATGCGCCGCTGGGTTCCGCCCGTCCCGAGGTGGATGTGA
- a CDS encoding DUF6474 family protein: protein MGIIETIRKNRAKTKADIKAAEVRARQLAKNEAKQEHRTAKLLDKAEKRLLNEEKKGLKRKRKHEKKLAETQLKRIEQSGLTQKKAKNWVGAARVLVPVLLPLAYKAMTSYQQNRIESRANTMGLSSQDLSRYSGRGAELKARIDALRGNTDRLHDTPALSSSFIKDVDVRLDELEQAVRNAERLNPEQQRLAHSSIERELDEVTGEIQEKTSR from the coding sequence ATGGGAATCATCGAAACGATCCGCAAAAACCGCGCAAAGACCAAGGCGGACATTAAGGCAGCCGAGGTGCGTGCCCGTCAGCTGGCCAAGAACGAGGCAAAGCAGGAGCACCGCACCGCAAAACTCCTGGACAAGGCCGAGAAACGCCTGCTCAACGAGGAGAAGAAGGGCCTGAAGCGCAAGCGCAAACACGAGAAGAAGCTCGCAGAGACCCAGCTCAAGCGCATCGAGCAGTCGGGCCTGACGCAGAAAAAGGCGAAGAACTGGGTAGGCGCGGCACGCGTCCTCGTCCCTGTTCTCCTGCCGCTGGCGTACAAGGCGATGACCTCTTACCAGCAGAACCGCATCGAGTCCCGCGCGAACACAATGGGCCTGAGCTCGCAGGATCTGTCGCGGTACTCGGGCCGCGGCGCGGAGCTCAAGGCCCGCATCGACGCTCTGCGCGGCAACACCGACAGGCTCCACGACACCCCGGCCCTGTCATCCAGCTTCATCAAGGATGTCGATGTGCGTCTCGACGAGCTGGAGCAGGCCGTGCGCAACGCCGAGCGGCTGAACCCGGAGCAGCAGCGTCTCGCCCACTCCTCCATTGAGCGCGAGCTCGACGAGGTTACCGGTGAAATCCAGGAAAAGACCAGCCGCTAG
- the msrA gene encoding peptide-methionine (S)-S-oxide reductase MsrA produces MGFLYGRRPELVDKQYALPGRAEPVLAQPRPHAVLGTPITGPWREGQKRLLIGLGCFWGVEKLYWQMHGVEATSAGYGGGVTPNPTYREVCTGKTNHTELVEVVYDPAVVSLKDLVRAGLEAHDPTQGFRQGNDVGTQYRSAFYTDTDEEAAQIREWLEQYGAQLAEAGLGPITTEVRSGAQYYLAEDEHQQYLHKVPNGYCPHHSTGIACGI; encoded by the coding sequence ATGGGATTTCTCTACGGACGCCGGCCAGAGCTCGTCGACAAGCAGTACGCGCTACCGGGACGCGCTGAACCCGTGCTCGCCCAGCCTCGCCCGCACGCCGTGCTGGGCACCCCTATCACCGGTCCGTGGCGGGAGGGGCAGAAAAGGCTGTTGATCGGCCTCGGCTGCTTCTGGGGAGTTGAGAAGCTGTACTGGCAGATGCACGGGGTGGAAGCAACTTCCGCCGGCTACGGCGGCGGGGTTACCCCCAACCCGACCTACCGTGAGGTGTGCACCGGCAAGACCAACCACACGGAGCTGGTTGAGGTGGTCTACGACCCCGCGGTGGTCTCGTTGAAAGACCTCGTGCGCGCCGGGCTCGAGGCGCACGACCCCACCCAGGGTTTCCGCCAGGGCAACGACGTGGGCACGCAGTACCGCTCCGCCTTCTACACGGACACCGACGAGGAGGCCGCCCAGATTCGGGAGTGGCTCGAGCAGTACGGCGCGCAGCTCGCCGAGGCAGGGCTCGGGCCGATCACCACGGAGGTGCGCTCAGGCGCGCAGTACTATCTCGCCGAGGACGAGCACCAGCAGTACCTGCACAAGGTGCCGAACGGTTACTGCCCGCACCACTCCACGGGAATCGCCTGCGGCATCTAA
- a CDS encoding TM0106 family RecB-like putative nuclease, whose product MSEIHLVRASDLVGCRYRLRQRHTHPDVPPLPESLARQPQIDAGRAAVLSSLPVKRALGDGRGKVFTRVDLDPADTVAELEARTRSALKAGAHLITNGVLTGRIEGVDVVAEIDILARTETGTKTYMPVMISNHRVARASTSAKLDVVPTHRLSLSAPLPTGAKLRHHTSDGYRLALAHLLLGDFADGRAALVGQDRSRAYLAPVERFIQPLIETLNAPIPMEPRRLKQCASCRFWPLCEPRLEEMDDISLVFPGGRADSYRDAGLDTVQSLIDARIGEPSAIARAWRDNIPVLKRVPVTTVPRADVEIDIDMEAYLDQGAYLWGTFDGETYRPFATWDEVGGEWEEANFGDFWEWLMSERARASAEGKTFAAYCYAAGGENHWLKSSAKRFGSADEEQVREFIASDEWVDVFAHVRRQLVGTDGLGLKVLGPVVGFEWEDDDVDGERSVALRRAARLGDASAREMLLRYNEDDCRATRAVRQFLTDGAPGVPLISDVAP is encoded by the coding sequence GTGAGCGAAATTCATCTTGTCCGCGCCTCCGATCTGGTGGGCTGCCGTTACCGCCTGCGCCAGCGCCACACCCACCCCGATGTGCCGCCGTTGCCTGAGTCCCTGGCCCGCCAGCCGCAGATTGACGCGGGCCGCGCCGCCGTTTTGTCATCTCTTCCGGTCAAGCGTGCGCTGGGTGACGGCAGGGGCAAGGTGTTCACGCGCGTCGACCTCGACCCGGCGGACACAGTCGCAGAGTTGGAGGCGCGCACCCGCTCCGCCCTGAAGGCCGGTGCGCACCTGATCACCAACGGGGTGCTGACCGGCCGAATTGAGGGGGTGGACGTTGTCGCGGAGATCGACATACTCGCGCGGACGGAGACCGGCACCAAGACGTACATGCCCGTGATGATTTCCAACCACCGCGTCGCCCGGGCGTCGACAAGCGCGAAGCTCGATGTCGTGCCCACACACCGCCTCTCGCTCAGCGCGCCGCTTCCGACGGGGGCGAAGCTGCGCCACCACACCTCCGACGGGTACCGACTCGCCCTGGCGCACCTGCTGCTCGGGGATTTCGCCGACGGCCGCGCCGCGCTGGTGGGCCAAGACCGTTCGCGCGCGTACCTCGCACCTGTGGAACGCTTCATCCAGCCGCTGATAGAGACGCTCAACGCGCCGATCCCGATGGAGCCGCGCCGCCTGAAGCAGTGCGCGTCGTGCCGCTTCTGGCCGTTGTGCGAGCCGAGGCTCGAGGAGATGGACGACATCTCCCTGGTGTTCCCGGGCGGTCGCGCCGACAGCTACCGCGACGCGGGGCTGGATACGGTGCAATCGCTTATCGACGCCCGCATCGGCGAGCCCTCCGCTATCGCGCGTGCGTGGCGCGACAACATTCCAGTGCTCAAGCGCGTGCCGGTAACGACCGTTCCGCGCGCCGACGTAGAGATCGACATCGACATGGAGGCTTACCTCGACCAGGGGGCTTACCTGTGGGGGACGTTCGACGGTGAAACCTACAGGCCCTTCGCGACGTGGGACGAGGTCGGTGGAGAGTGGGAGGAGGCCAATTTCGGCGACTTCTGGGAGTGGCTCATGTCCGAGCGCGCCCGCGCCAGCGCCGAGGGCAAGACCTTTGCGGCGTACTGCTACGCGGCGGGTGGTGAGAACCACTGGCTGAAGTCCTCGGCGAAGCGGTTCGGCTCGGCGGATGAGGAGCAGGTGCGCGAGTTCATCGCCTCCGACGAGTGGGTGGACGTGTTCGCGCACGTCAGGCGGCAGCTGGTGGGCACCGACGGGTTGGGCCTCAAAGTGCTCGGTCCCGTCGTCGGGTTCGAGTGGGAGGACGACGACGTCGACGGTGAACGCTCCGTGGCACTGCGACGGGCTGCGCGGCTGGGGGACGCGTCCGCGCGCGAGATGCTCCTGCGCTACAACGAAGACGACTGCCGCGCGACCCGGGCCGTGCGCCAATTTCTCACCGACGGTGCGCCCGGGGTGCCGCTTATTTCCGACGTCGCTCCCTGA